cggcacgtctcagaagaagtcaaaacgaacccgatcggacttgcagatccagcaaagagcagtatgaaaagaataaaataaaactgaataaaaatgtaaaaatgaaaATCGGAAGTGGCTAaggggaagaagaatttctccagagtttttccactatttttctatatttttttcgtaccccaaaagagatgaaatggaggggtttatatagggaTTTAATCGGGAGCAATATGGTCTTTtcggcggacgcgtccgcgccttccgcggacgcgtccgcgctcttctcgcAAACGTGCGCCAACGGGCGCACGCGTCCCATTTAATGCAAACGAAAACGCCAACGAGCGTTTTCGTTTTCAAACGAgcacgcggccgcggccgcttCCAGAATGAAatgcgtaacgcccgctgggcgttaccttttttttttctctcaaacgcgcacgcggccaaatttcgggccgcgtgcgcatttaaatttttcccaaCACTACTACCACTCAAATTTGTCCCAGATGGAGTTCTTCTATGAGAGGACCAAGTGAATGCAACCAACACAATTCATGGGTATGTTATCAATCATCTAAAGAGGTAATCGATTGCTATGTTCATAATGAAGTTGCTGCTGAATGTGATAATGCATGTTCACAATCTACTCTTGGCCCAGAAGGATCACTACATATTTCACATATTTATGAATTGAATTGTTATCTAGAAGCAATGGAGAAACCTGAGAGATTGTTGTTTTGCAGGATTCTACCTCGGACTCCCGTAAAGTTGACAACATCGGTACCACAGAGTTGGTAAGAAAGTGCGATAAGGAGACAATTTTTCTAGGTTCTTTAGTTATATCGTCCCCAGGCTGGGAAGACATGGATTCATGCTTGGAGGATGCCGGCGACTGTGAAGCAAAATTATCCAGTAATGCACATTGCCAAGATACCTGCATCATGAGAAACCAAATACTGCCTGAGGCTGGCTGCAGAAGCGTGGAGGCCTGCAAAAATAGGGCAAATGCAAATGCAACAATTTTTGGAACAAGGAGAACAAATACAAATCAACATAAAATCACTGCATAACTGTAGTGATACCATGAATGAATGGCACGCCAAATCACTCCATATGAGATTCAGTCAGTAAACCATTTTGCACATCATATCAGCAGTGTAAATATGCCACTGGATGTGCAAGACTTCGGGAAGGATGGTAGTATCGAGGAGAACAGGTCTGGTAACCAGTATTTTAAGGTGAATGATGATCCTGCAATTCTAACAAATCAAGATGCTGAACATGAGCAGAGGCAAGCTTACACTCTGATTGATGCATCATAGTTGCTGTAAGAATCTGGCCAACTGGGCCTGACCTGGACCAGCCGGCTTCTGATTtagaagtgaaaaaaaaaaagagaatagaaGAACAGGGGATCATGATCCTGTGTTCAAGTGGCCAAACGGCCGCCATTAAACCCGGCTCGGAGAGTTGTGGCCATTAGAGGCGGTTGCAACCGCCCAACGGCCCACCGAAATGGCCGGTATGCTCGTTACGTCCGTTGGGACGCTCTTATCCATTCCAAAGGGGTTATAAAAACCTCCGACTCCATcgatccttcttctttcttcctcctccatctcccttccattctctccctcccttcgtttcttcctttttctcttctctctctttgctCACGGTTGTTCGAACTTGTGGCCGCCGGAAATCAGGGCCGCCGAACGCCACCGAAGCGGAGATAACACTCTAGTGATGCAGGACAACAGggggaaagagggagagagagaaggagagagagagaggaagaagagagggagagaactaGGCTTCGCACCTAGCCCTAGCTCAAGGCTTCACACCAAGGCTAAAAGAAGAGAATCACAAATCTTTATTCATCATAGCATAATCCTAAACGATgtatagggtcacaaaataataaaaagaccccTACAAAGAAAGCAATTCTATGAAGCTCTAAAataacaatatgcaaataaacctaaaatataaaatcaatccaaaataaaatcaagCTAACTGAGCTGGCTGGACTTTCGGTAGAGGCCACGACCTCTTTGCTCTCCTTCACGATAGAGTCGTGGCCGTCGGTGTGCGGCTAATGGCCAGAAGTCAAGGAGTGCCCGGCcgtcaccaccaccaccaccacctggcCGGACTATTCCAACCACCGCCATTAGCTACCCCTCTGTTTCTTGCTATTgctaagagagaagaaagaagaaaagaagaagaagagaagaaaaagaagaaaagaggagagagagagagagagcgctatCCCACTctcgtttttcttcttttctctcatttcctctctcttctctacttcctctctccactttctctcttcaccttttctctcctctctccactttctctctctaccttctctttcctttctctctctactttctcttTCTAGATTGTCCAAAAAATATAGTATCGGGTTCTGTCGATTTGATCTACGAACTCAAGTTGATCCTGTAAAGGATCTGATTTTGCTCTAGTGTCCGGCATGTCTACTGGACCGATCATTCCGGTCTTATTGGATGTCTTTGAAATCTTTATTGATTAACCATGTTGGTCAACCATAGCTCTGATTGAGTCCATACCCTATAATTTGTTGATCGAATTGCTCGGGCCTGAACTATCCGGAACCACCGAACACTGTCACCTGACCAACCATCtcctttcttatttattttaaatggaaATTAATCTTGCTTGTAATGTTATTAATAGGGTTAAATGAATCACCTAGGGAAGTTTGACAGCTTGAGGAAGAGAGTTGATACAGCTTTTAAAGTGAAGTGACCATACAGCTTGAATTCTATATGGAAGAGAGTTGATACGGCTATTAGAAGCACTCACGAGCCAAGTCGCTATCATACTGAAGCCACTTGTGGAGCGAAATAAGATTAGCCGGGATTCGGTGACAGAACAAATGGACATTGGTGATGGGGTTTTCTTGCCCGATCGGTCTTAGGCCTGTCACTAACTAGTCTTTGTTCGGCCTGCCTGCCCACGATAATCGACCCTCTCTCTTTACTCGTCATGCCCCTGCTACCCGCCAAATCCTACATTTGTTCGCTCAATATTGTGTTCTCGTTGGTTGAGTAATAACCCTATTTAGGATGGGCAGTCAGACCAATTTAACTTCACTCTTCAGCGTTTTTAACAGTTGCTCGTTCTGATAGTTACTTTACTCGATCTATTAGGTACCGTGTTTTCCTTTCTGGTGAGATAGAATGATATCAAAGTTCTCAATCTTGGCCTAAGTAGAATTTCTTATCCCGGATTGCAAGTAGCTAAGTAGAAACAACTTGAGGGTAGGCATCAACTTTAAATCAACGGTGTATTTGATCCATTTACGATTGATATAGTCTGCTAAATATAGATCTCTTTGTGAAACATCATATACACATTTTTACTTGAAACACATGAACATCCTCCCAATGAATGAAGAATTACATTAAAAGTTTCAGTGCTTTTACCGATAATTGCAATAGAAATTTTCTCTATTGCATCAAAGGTGgctatgttttttctttttccttttccaaatAAATCGGCTACGAAAGTTTGCAGGCCAAGGGGCAAGGGTATGCAGCCACCACCGCACCTGCAGAAAATCTGTGTTCCAAGTCCCATAAATGATCCGGGAATTTGATCTGCAAACCAGAAGCCTCGGGAGGGTGGAGCATTGGGTTGTTTGCCTGATAAGCTTGAGCGGGTGGTCAAGCTGCAGTACAGCAATCAAAGTACATTATGCTGATAATAGACAAAGGACGCAAACATTCCAATATCTAGACCTTTGTTTGATTGTCAATTATCAAGTTCTTGATTCCATTCAATTGAAATAAACATGGTAAAGTCGAGCATCAAGGATTCAAGCATCAACATTTGGAGAGAACCTACAAATTACACCATCTGAAACATATGAGCCATCCACAATGCACAAAAATATCCAACAAATGTAAGCACTAAATTTGCAGATGATGGGCTTAACAGGGCACAAAACACCCAACAAAGTGTTCAAACATTGCATTTGAAGACGGGCTTCAGAATTCAGAAGAAGACCCAGTACAGTGTTCAAACATAGAATTTGCAGGAGGGGCCATAAACCAAATATAGTGGTTTTATATTCGTCCACTCGCAACTATTGTACAAATCACATTCCAATTAAGTAAAACTAACAGAACAAAAACCTCTCTAATCCATGATTTCAGTTTCTTGGATTCAAGTCCTCGCAGCTGGTCTCACCAGCCCCAACCCACTGCCACTACCCACATGTTTAAAATCTGTTGCTTCCAAACGATCCCCATGTCCAGCGAACCCAGTCCCTCCTTTCTCCAAGCAAATTAAGTTCCTCTCCTTGCACTCTCTGTTGCACGCTAAACATACCTTATCCACAGCTAAAAATTTATCAGAGCATTTCTTGCAGAATACATGACCGCATGTGCTGATTGCCACAAGAGAGAGTGTGTTGGTGAATGTAACCTTGCAGCTTGGGCATATATAACTGCTTTCCAGAGACTGGGGTTTCTTATGTTCATTGTTATATTCTGTAAGGTAGATGGGGAAGAGAGTTTTTAACCTCAACTTCTCCTTACCTTCTGGACAGATCGTGTCGGTGGATGGAGCTTCTGACTTGGCAGGTGCTTCAGGGGTGGCAGAGGGAAGCCAAAAGGCTTTCATGTTTCGAAGGGCTTCCTCTTCATAGGAAGTTACCTTCACACTGTTAGCCCCATGGAAGCCATTTTTGTCACGTGCATGACTCCTGTCGCTGTACTGGGGTACAGCTCCATGATTTTGTTGATCAAAAGCATCAAGCTCTCGAGCTTTCTGCAACATcagcttctcttcctcctcatcTTTCTCTTGCTTCTGCTGAGCAGTATGGGCAGCCAGCTTCCTGTCCATATCAAGAATAAAAACTCAAAAGGAAAACTAAAGACAAAATCGGAGAAGAAATGCAGAGGCGAGTGCAGAAGGAACAAAATGCAGTCCATCTAGGAGGCCAAAATTCATCCAAACCACATGCCAGTGAGGACTAGAGACAGAATCATAATTGCCAAGCATCTGGAGGACTCTAGGCTCATGATTAACCAATTTCCAAAATAATCTGGAGCAAAGTCCAAGTTCTTAAATTAGTGCAAGAAAGCCCACTATCAATCCATAGGCACATTAGAAAAACAAAGCTCACATCCCATCCACAGATGGAAACATTGCTATTACAAACCATTCATGAGCCTAGAGTGGGTTAATGCTCCTTTCCACTCctttaacaaagaagagttcaCCACCAACCTTGGTAAGCAGCCCCTCCCCACCCCAAACACACATaataaaaggggaaaaaaagatgGTGGATGAAATTTCTTTAACAGTCAACTCAATAAAACCAGAAACCAGCAGTCACCCAATCAACCATAACCCAAATAGAAACTAGTTGCAAattgaatgaactcaatctgAGATGAACAGAGATCAAGAGCAACATGACTTGCATTCACTATATTCCTAATTAAAGTAATCATGCACAGGAAAAAGTGACCTAATGCTAGATATTCAGAATGACTAGTGGGTTTGACCAATCATATTTGACAGCATAAATAATCTTGTCAAAAGAAGTGAAATGGTATCATTTTACCCACCAGCGGCatgattaagaaaagaaaacatcTCTTTATTTCTTTCACAACTAGAAATTTCTATCTAGGGTTTGGCACCTACTTCAGGGTCTCTTAGGAAACTCGTTCCCACACCCACTTCATAAAAACTTCTTGTTCCATTTGTTTTTTGAGGGACCTGCTTCCCCTAGCCTGCACCTGAATTAGAACCTGCACTCACTCTTTACAGACAACCTTGgaatttttcccttttttccaaTTCATGCCATCCTCCAAAGGAGATAGCCTTTGCTATATGATTTTCATGGTTCACAATCACACCAACAAACCGATGCTGCCAGTTTTCTGATATACATCAGCGCTCGCCATCAAtgttttattgttttgtatgtgTTGATCATGCATACCAGCATAAATTTATTAATACTGATATTATTGATTTTCAATAATGCAACTCAAAATACAGCcccatttcttttcaataaatacACACTGTAAgagttgaattcaaattcatggaaaGTATATTCTaaatttcaatcaaaaaaaaaaatctaaaaagcctaaAAAAACCTAAAAAGTTGAAGAATTATAAGAAGCAAGCGTAATCGTAGTCAACAGTGCCTGTTTCAGCTAACTTCGTATCCAAAACATTTGAAACCAATACTGGCTCgaaattaatttaatattaggcAGTCAATTTTAGCCTCaaacaaaatattttagtttCGGCCAAGACAAACATGTTCAGATGAAAAAGTTGAAGCAGTCAAGTCTTTAAGCCATACTGGGAAGTCTAGATGGTCTAAGTCAGCATAAAATGGGTGATCATGTGTTTGGTTTGCACATGAGAAGCATAACAAGAAGAAATGGTAATTGATTATACTTTAACATAGCAATGTGTTTCATTGTCTGGGCTTTGTTTACATATTTTGATATCACAAACAGAGTTTGCTCTATTCATCatgctttttaatcttttttttttttggtaccggTCACAAGTATTCTGTTActaataaaacaaaaatcataAAAGACATTCTTGGAACAAACTAGTCAGaacttttattaagaataagaaTTACACAGGAAGATGAGGAGGGAGATTATCTGCCCAATCATAGAATATCTAATAATGCCCAATTCAGAAACACACAAATATTATACTCATAAAccctattattttatatttccaACATTTTTAAGCCAAAACCTTCTTGCCAAACATGAATTTTTCAAACATCCAGAATTATTCCCAGATTTGCAAATTGAGATTGACTTTAGAGCCATTACAATCAAGCCTTGTCCCAATTACCTGGTCTCGCTATATGAAACCTCATTGATCAATAATTCCTATTAAAGGCAGATTTTCCTACAAATACTATAAAAAAGATATCAGACCCACCCATCAATCAAATTAGATAATCGCAAAACATAACACGGCAGAGATGATAACAAATCCCAAATTAGGGAGCAAAGACTACAACATCGCCACATGACAGGTCAAAT
This portion of the Phoenix dactylifera cultivar Barhee BC4 chromosome 11, palm_55x_up_171113_PBpolish2nd_filt_p, whole genome shotgun sequence genome encodes:
- the LOC103714744 gene encoding E3 ubiquitin-protein ligase CSU1; translation: MPQRHSKNNNDLAFFTYDEKRKLGYGTQRERLGKDSIKPFDACCLCLKPFIDPLCCQKGHVFCKECIFECLLAQKKDIKRKLAAHTAQQKQEKDEEEEKLMLQKARELDAFDQQNHGAVPQYSDRSHARDKNGFHGANSVKVTSYEEEALRNMKAFWLPSATPEAPAKSEAPSTDTICPEGKEKLRLKTLFPIYLTEYNNEHKKPQSLESSYICPSCKVTFTNTLSLVAISTCGHVFCKKCSDKFLAVDKVCLACNRECKERNLICLEKGGTGFAGHGDRLEATDFKHVGSGSGLGLVRPAART